A DNA window from Bacteroidales bacterium contains the following coding sequences:
- a CDS encoding thiamine pyrophosphate-dependent enzyme, with product MAELDIVKEENLVYKKTKLLTKKQLSYCPGCGHGVVHRMVMEVVDELGIQSETIGIAPVGCSVLAYEFMDIDMQQAAHGRAPALATAIKRLMPEKYVFTYQGDGDLAAIGTAETIHSCNRGENFLIIFINNGIYGMTGGQMAPTTLPGMKTSTSPYGRDVKLMGNPLKITEIVAQLPGTYYVTRQSVHTPANVRKTKKAILKSFEYQKQQKGTCLVEIVSNCNSGWKMTPLQSNKWLEENMLPFYPLGDLKVPKE from the coding sequence ATGGCAGAATTAGATATAGTTAAAGAAGAAAATTTAGTTTATAAAAAAACAAAGCTTCTTACAAAAAAACAATTAAGTTATTGCCCCGGATGCGGACATGGCGTAGTTCACCGAATGGTAATGGAAGTTGTTGATGAACTAGGAATACAATCCGAAACCATTGGAATAGCTCCCGTTGGATGTTCTGTATTGGCTTATGAATTTATGGATATTGACATGCAGCAAGCAGCGCACGGAAGAGCTCCTGCATTAGCTACTGCAATAAAAAGATTAATGCCCGAAAAATATGTTTTCACTTATCAGGGTGATGGCGATTTGGCGGCTATCGGAACTGCCGAAACAATTCATTCCTGCAATAGAGGAGAAAATTTTCTTATTATTTTTATTAACAATGGAATTTACGGAATGACAGGAGGGCAAATGGCTCCGACAACTTTACCGGGAATGAAAACATCAACAAGTCCTTACGGTAGAGATGTAAAATTAATGGGGAATCCTTTGAAAATTACTGAAATTGTTGCACAGCTGCCGGGAACATATTACGTTACAAGGCAATCAGTTCATACTCCTGCAAATGTAAGAAAAACAAAAAAAGCAATACTAAAATCATTTGAATATCAAAAACAACAAAAGGGAACTTGCCTTGTGGAAATTGTTTCAAATTGCAATTCGGGTTGGAAAATGACACCGCTTCAGTCAAACAAATGGCTTGAGGAAAATATGCTGCCATTTTATCCTCTCGGTGATTTAAAAGTTCCTAAAGAATAA
- a CDS encoding 2-oxoacid:acceptor oxidoreductase family protein, whose translation MTEEIIIAGFGGQGVLSMGKILAYSGIMQNKEVSWMPSYGPEMRGGTANVTVIISDEKISSPILNSYDTAIILNQQSMDKFEQKVKPGGFLVYDGNGITRHPERKDINIFRIDASDEAAKQGLSKVFNMIVLGGFLKIKPVVSTEFIQKGLEKSLPARHHNLIPENLKAVEIGKQIVKPIHTVK comes from the coding sequence ATGACAGAAGAAATAATAATAGCCGGTTTTGGCGGACAAGGTGTGCTCTCAATGGGCAAAATACTTGCATATTCAGGTATAATGCAAAATAAGGAAGTTAGCTGGATGCCATCTTATGGTCCCGAAATGCGCGGTGGCACTGCTAATGTTACTGTTATCATAAGTGACGAAAAAATAAGCTCACCTATACTTAATTCTTATGATACTGCTATTATTCTTAATCAGCAGTCGATGGATAAATTTGAACAGAAAGTTAAACCGGGAGGATTTCTGGTATATGACGGTAACGGCATAACACGCCATCCCGAAAGAAAAGACATAAATATTTTTCGTATTGATGCATCCGATGAAGCAGCAAAACAAGGTCTTTCTAAAGTATTTAACATGATTGTTCTCGGCGGTTTCTTAAAAATAAAACCCGTAGTTTCAACAGAATTTATTCAGAAAGGACTTGAAAAATCGCTGCCTGCACGCCATCATAATTTAATTCCCGAAAATTTAAAAGCAGTGGAAATCGGAAAACAAATTGTGAAGCCAATCCATACTGTTAAATAG
- a CDS encoding DNA polymerase III subunit gamma/tau: MDNFIVSARKYRPVTFDTVVGQTVITNTLKNAIKNNHVAQAYLFCGPRGVGKTTCARILAKTINCNNITKDIEPCDKCENCLSFNKSATFNIHELDAASNNSVDDIRSLVDKVRFAPQSGKYSVYIIDEVHMLSSSAFNAFLKTLEEPPSYAKFILATTEKHKIIPTILSRCQVFDFKKITVDDIANHLKYIAEKENVAAEPDALHVIATNADGSLRDALSIFDQLVSFSGNNITYKTAINNLNVLDYEYYFKITDAVFSGNIHSSVSILNEILYNGFDGHNFITGLGEHFRNLMVSKSESTLNLLEVSPSVKEKYKEQSLKCNPEFLLKALNYVSKCDVQYNMSRSKQLLLEITLMQMCTINSDINFDDSSDTEKQEKTELKTNTRTHSISQPTKPVNVAKPKTPEPPKYSNDEKAIPQSLKIKDIGNSFEEEKKQDVVKDVENKVAKDFTADELEKVWLKYSETIPKNNLSFITLLTKRKPLLKENNVVLLTIDNKAQQNELNTRKAELLEFIRKELDNNQIQLEIFIEKTTTESKPYTDSDKLVEMQKKNPNLENLRKQFDLDIEY, encoded by the coding sequence ATGGATAATTTTATTGTATCGGCACGAAAATACAGACCTGTTACTTTTGATACGGTTGTTGGACAAACAGTGATTACAAATACGCTAAAGAATGCTATTAAAAACAATCATGTTGCACAGGCGTATCTTTTCTGCGGACCGAGAGGTGTTGGGAAAACCACTTGTGCGAGAATTCTTGCAAAAACAATAAATTGTAATAACATCACAAAGGATATTGAACCATGCGATAAATGCGAGAATTGTCTTTCATTTAACAAATCGGCGACATTCAATATTCATGAACTTGATGCTGCCTCAAATAATTCGGTTGATGATATAAGAAGTCTGGTGGATAAAGTCCGCTTTGCACCGCAATCCGGAAAATACAGCGTTTATATTATTGATGAAGTTCACATGTTGTCGTCATCGGCATTTAATGCATTTCTGAAAACATTAGAAGAACCGCCTTCTTACGCAAAATTTATTCTTGCTACAACTGAAAAGCATAAAATTATTCCTACAATTTTGTCGCGTTGTCAGGTATTCGACTTTAAAAAAATTACAGTTGATGATATTGCAAATCATCTGAAATATATTGCAGAAAAAGAAAATGTAGCTGCCGAACCTGATGCACTTCACGTTATTGCCACCAATGCCGACGGCTCTCTGCGTGATGCACTTTCAATATTCGACCAGTTGGTGAGTTTTTCGGGAAATAATATTACATACAAAACCGCTATTAATAATCTGAATGTGCTCGATTATGAATATTATTTCAAAATTACTGATGCCGTTTTTTCGGGCAACATTCATTCCTCGGTGAGCATTCTTAATGAAATACTTTACAACGGTTTTGACGGACATAACTTTATTACCGGTCTCGGTGAACATTTTAGAAATCTTATGGTTTCAAAAAGTGAATCCACTTTGAATTTGCTTGAAGTAAGCCCATCGGTTAAAGAAAAATATAAAGAACAATCGCTAAAATGTAATCCTGAATTTTTGCTGAAAGCTCTGAATTACGTGAGCAAATGCGATGTTCAGTATAATATGAGCAGGAGCAAACAACTGTTGCTTGAAATTACATTGATGCAAATGTGTACAATAAATTCAGATATTAATTTTGATGATTCTTCAGATACCGAAAAGCAGGAAAAAACTGAATTGAAAACAAATACAAGAACGCATAGTATTTCACAACCTACAAAGCCAGTAAATGTTGCAAAGCCCAAAACTCCCGAACCGCCGAAATATTCAAATGATGAAAAAGCAATTCCACAATCATTAAAAATTAAAGACATAGGAAACTCTTTCGAAGAAGAGAAAAAACAGGATGTCGTAAAAGATGTTGAAAATAAAGTTGCAAAAGATTTTACTGCTGACGAACTTGAAAAAGTGTGGCTGAAATATTCCGAAACTATTCCAAAAAATAATCTGAGTTTTATTACACTTCTTACAAAACGAAAACCTTTGTTGAAAGAAAATAATGTTGTTTTATTAACCATTGATAATAAAGCACAGCAAAACGAACTCAACACACGAAAAGCCGAACTTCTCGAATTTATAAGAAAAGAACTCGACAATAATCAGATACAACTCGAAATATTTATTGAAAAAACAACAACGGAATCAAAGCCATATACCGATTCTGATAAACTCGTTGAAATGCAGAAAAAAAATCCTAACCTCGAAAACCTCCGTAAGCAATTTGATTTGGATATTGAATATTAA
- a CDS encoding DUF4010 domain-containing protein — protein sequence MEIFDNIPVSFVDFILVALFSLIIGLAQRRIHSHNPEDKRLFGTDRTFTFIGILGFILYIAQPDSLALYIGGGFVVALFLGLYYYQKLKVYNDYGLTTIIIAIVTYSLAPLIVTQPRWFAILIVVVILVLTEIKEPLTLISRKFDRDEFITLGKFLVIAGVILPIVPDKPLFSFINITPYKVWIAVVAISSISYLSYILKKFVFKNTGIIISGLLGGMYSSTATTFVLARKSREEKKSGNLYSSAIILSTAMLYLRILILVYIFNKQLAVILTPYFLVMLVISLLSAWLIYRKKNNINEDNQVISDGDKNPLEFKIAFIFTVLFVAFSFITYFVIKEFGINGLNILSFVVGVTDIDPFLINLFQGKFNVDTQIIAYATFQAIISNNLLKAVYTYFIGDKSIKKNTITGLGFIILSNILLELLMIFVF from the coding sequence TTGGAAATATTTGATAACATTCCCGTAAGTTTTGTAGATTTCATTCTTGTAGCCCTTTTTTCCCTGATAATAGGTCTGGCTCAACGAAGAATACATTCACACAATCCCGAAGATAAACGATTATTCGGAACCGACAGAACTTTCACATTCATCGGAATACTTGGATTTATATTATACATTGCACAGCCCGATAGTTTGGCTTTGTACATAGGCGGAGGTTTTGTTGTCGCTTTATTCCTCGGGTTGTATTACTATCAGAAATTAAAAGTTTATAATGACTACGGACTTACAACAATAATTATTGCAATTGTAACATATAGTTTAGCACCTTTAATTGTTACTCAACCGCGATGGTTTGCAATTCTTATAGTTGTTGTAATTTTAGTGCTTACTGAAATAAAAGAACCGTTGACCTTAATTTCCCGAAAATTTGACAGAGATGAATTCATTACACTCGGAAAGTTTCTTGTAATTGCAGGAGTTATTCTTCCTATTGTTCCGGACAAACCTCTGTTTTCATTCATAAATATTACTCCATACAAAGTTTGGATTGCTGTTGTTGCTATTTCGAGCATTTCATATCTCAGTTATATTTTAAAGAAATTTGTTTTCAAGAATACAGGTATAATTATTTCGGGTTTGCTTGGCGGTATGTATAGCAGTACAGCTACAACCTTTGTTCTTGCAAGAAAAAGCAGGGAAGAAAAAAAATCCGGAAATTTATATTCTTCTGCAATTATACTTTCTACAGCTATGTTATACTTGCGAATATTAATACTCGTTTATATTTTTAATAAACAGCTTGCAGTTATACTGACTCCTTATTTTCTTGTGATGCTTGTTATTTCTCTGCTTTCGGCATGGTTGATTTACAGAAAGAAAAATAACATCAATGAAGACAATCAAGTTATTTCCGATGGCGATAAAAATCCTTTGGAGTTCAAAATAGCTTTCATTTTTACGGTTTTATTCGTTGCGTTTAGTTTTATAACATATTTTGTTATAAAAGAATTCGGAATAAATGGATTGAACATTCTTTCTTTTGTTGTCGGTGTTACTGATATAGACCCGTTTTTAATAAATCTTTTCCAGGGAAAATTCAATGTCGATACACAAATTATTGCTTATGCAACATTTCAGGCAATTATAAGCAATAACCTGCTTAAAGCTGTTTATACCTATTTTATCGGTGACAAATCAATCAAAAAAAATACAATAACAGGATTAGGTTTTATTATTCTCTCCAATATTCTTCTTGAATTATTGATGATTTTTGTTTTTTGA
- a CDS encoding S8 family serine peptidase, translated as MRNKIISAITSFSILFSLVSFSQILLKKQDAKYFTMPVDINTGEYIPKTIIVKVKPEFRGVCENSRIKNEELSSALSDLQVNKLFKKFSNKKPPLETKNKIGLQNVDLSLMYEITYNADIPIEDAINKLYATSIFEYVELHYIPVLLYTPNDTYIASQYHLNNIHAFEGWDICKGDTNVVIGIIDTGVDTDHPDLISNIKYNYEDTIDGIDNDNDGYIDNFRGWDVAMNDNNPEAPASGDNRYHGVHVSGIAAASADNYTGVAGVGFKCKFLPVKVANENSSLIACYEGIIYAADHGCSIINCSWGREGGNISQYEQDIINYAVINMNALVVASCGNCNDGNCATYWYPAVYDNALAVAATNSVDTKWITSPTFSSSYYDKVDISAPGAGIYSTMAPGTYSTMNGTSMAAPCIAGCAAIVKSKYPNYTGIQVGELLKATADTIDTLSGNLPYKGKLGTGRVNLYRALTETNHKSAAMTNYIITDNNDNVFVGNDTLHIITTITNYLASISASTITLSSTSLLVNILSPATKSLGAFTTGQTKSNSSSPSPFLVRILPSVQNNLSAKFYITFSDGIYSHKDSFVIVFNKDYVDVNINKITASVSSVGRVGYTDNTHNYGLGFTFNGSLSILNIAGLVVGVSNNRVSDCIYGTNMSNYENDFTTTTIAHTITPAVKSDFDVVTEYHDTLSGVNKLKIMVTQKTYAWSDIPDSKYIILEYYIRNIGTTPLNDLYAGLFADWDIINDLCTESQNRASYDEINKMGYVYCINGGYWAGLKMLTSGPVKYYAFDNDGYYGSYQINDGFASFEKYGAMKNSRFNAGSGANGNDVSHILSSGPYNILSGDTIKIAYAMLAGTNLNDLQTTAQRAAERYTPQNSVKDTENDNSFLFQNFPNPFDGATTIKYQIAKSCFVKIKLLDIYGKEITTLLEKQMSQGKHELEYDGSKLEEGAYYFRFEIDNDSFTKKAIVIH; from the coding sequence ATGAGAAATAAAATAATATCAGCTATTACTTCTTTCAGTATTTTATTTTCGTTGGTTTCATTTTCACAAATTTTATTGAAGAAACAGGACGCAAAATATTTTACAATGCCAGTAGATATAAATACCGGTGAGTATATTCCAAAAACAATTATTGTAAAAGTAAAACCTGAATTCAGGGGAGTTTGTGAAAACAGCAGAATAAAAAATGAAGAACTTAGTAGTGCACTTTCAGATTTGCAAGTTAACAAACTCTTTAAAAAATTTTCAAATAAAAAACCACCTCTTGAAACGAAAAACAAAATCGGACTTCAAAATGTTGACTTATCATTGATGTATGAAATTACATATAATGCCGATATTCCTATTGAAGATGCAATAAATAAACTTTATGCCACATCAATTTTCGAGTATGTTGAACTTCATTATATACCAGTGCTTCTATACACTCCAAACGACACTTATATTGCTTCTCAGTATCATTTAAATAATATTCATGCATTTGAGGGATGGGATATATGTAAGGGTGATACAAATGTAGTAATTGGAATTATTGATACCGGCGTTGATACTGACCACCCGGACCTTATAAGCAATATAAAATATAATTATGAGGATACAATTGACGGAATAGACAATGACAATGACGGATACATTGATAATTTCAGGGGCTGGGATGTTGCCATGAACGACAATAATCCCGAAGCTCCGGCAAGTGGAGACAATCGTTATCATGGAGTTCATGTTTCCGGCATTGCAGCAGCTTCAGCCGATAACTATACAGGAGTTGCAGGAGTTGGATTCAAATGCAAATTCCTGCCTGTAAAAGTTGCTAATGAAAATTCTTCTTTGATTGCTTGTTATGAAGGTATCATTTATGCTGCCGACCATGGTTGCAGTATTATTAATTGTTCTTGGGGAAGAGAAGGTGGCAACATAAGCCAATATGAACAGGATATAATAAATTATGCTGTAATTAACATGAATGCTCTCGTAGTTGCTTCATGCGGCAACTGCAATGATGGCAATTGTGCGACATATTGGTATCCTGCTGTCTATGACAATGCTTTAGCTGTTGCTGCAACAAACTCTGTTGATACAAAATGGATTACATCCCCTACGTTCAGTTCAAGTTATTATGATAAAGTTGATATTTCCGCACCCGGTGCGGGAATTTATTCTACTATGGCACCCGGTACATATTCCACTATGAACGGAACATCAATGGCAGCACCTTGCATTGCGGGTTGTGCGGCAATTGTAAAATCAAAATACCCGAACTATACAGGAATACAGGTGGGGGAATTACTAAAGGCAACAGCCGATACGATAGATACTCTATCCGGTAACCTTCCATACAAAGGCAAACTCGGAACAGGAAGAGTTAATTTATACAGGGCTTTGACCGAAACTAATCACAAATCGGCTGCAATGACAAATTACATAATTACCGATAATAATGATAATGTTTTTGTGGGTAATGATACTTTGCATATAATAACCACAATTACAAATTATCTTGCTTCTATTAGTGCATCTACAATAACTTTATCATCAACATCTTTATTAGTAAATATTTTAAGTCCCGCAACTAAATCTCTGGGAGCTTTTACTACGGGACAAACTAAAAGTAATTCTTCGTCACCATCACCTTTTCTTGTGAGGATACTACCGAGTGTACAAAATAATTTAAGTGCGAAATTTTATATTACTTTTTCCGATGGAATATATAGCCATAAAGATAGCTTTGTTATTGTATTCAATAAGGATTATGTGGATGTGAATATTAACAAAATAACAGCATCTGTAAGCAGTGTAGGAAGAGTTGGATATACAGACAATACTCATAATTACGGATTGGGTTTTACATTTAACGGAAGTTTGTCGATACTTAATATTGCAGGTCTTGTAGTGGGTGTTTCCAACAACCGTGTTTCCGATTGCATTTATGGTACAAATATGAGTAATTACGAAAATGATTTTACAACAACAACAATTGCTCATACAATTACGCCTGCTGTTAAATCAGATTTTGATGTGGTAACAGAATATCATGATACGCTGTCCGGTGTTAATAAACTTAAAATAATGGTTACTCAAAAAACTTATGCGTGGTCTGATATTCCCGATTCAAAATATATTATTCTTGAATATTATATCCGAAATATAGGAACAACTCCGCTAAATGACTTGTATGCCGGATTATTTGCTGACTGGGACATTATTAATGATTTATGTACTGAAAGTCAAAACAGGGCTTCATATGATGAGATTAACAAAATGGGTTATGTTTATTGCATAAACGGTGGATATTGGGCGGGTTTAAAAATGCTTACAAGTGGTCCCGTGAAATATTATGCTTTTGATAATGATGGATATTATGGAAGTTATCAGATAAATGACGGTTTTGCAAGTTTCGAAAAATATGGAGCAATGAAAAATTCTCGTTTTAATGCTGGAAGCGGAGCAAATGGTAATGATGTTTCTCATATTTTAAGTTCGGGTCCATACAATATTCTTTCCGGAGATACGATTAAAATTGCTTATGCGATGCTTGCGGGAACAAACCTGAATGATTTGCAGACCACTGCCCAGAGAGCAGCCGAACGTTATACACCACAGAATTCGGTAAAAGACACCGAAAATGATAATTCTTTTTTATTTCAAAATTTTCCGAACCCATTTGATGGTGCAACAACAATAAAATATCAAATTGCAAAATCTTGTTTTGTTAAAATTAAATTATTGGATATTTACGGAAAAGAAATTACAACCCTTTTAGAAAAACAAATGTCTCAAGGTAAACATGAGCTTGAATATGATGGTTCTAAACTTGAGGAAGGGGCTTATTATTTCAGATTTGAAATAGATAATGATTCATTTACTAAAAAAGCAATAGTTATTCATTAA
- a CDS encoding S9 family peptidase, translating to MKTNNKFSGIFVPVIIFIFFLFNNLSAQIAVKDFFRNPESTNYLISPDGSFISYLSPFENKMNIFVLELATNKVTRVTSEKETNINTYYWVTDKRLIYLKDNNNDENYKLYAVDFNGKKLKPLIEIENVKTQIITQLEGSTNNIIVGLNKRNPQVFDPYRLNIETGELTMLGENTGSIQKWLPDHQGNLRIAVSSDGVNTNILYRPTESDEFKTIYKCNFKERFNPMLFTLDDKNLIASTNIGRDKVAIIKFDVSTGKEIEIVYENTDYDIERLFWSPLRKELDFVEYSSSKIERFFFNEDMKKMMERIGNELKNYEIHIVDNDIKETKFVIYAYNDKTLGAYYLYDKVKDALSKIGDVSPWLKEEAMAETKPIEFKTRDGLTIQGYLTIPKGKEQKDLPVVVVPHDNPYLSRDKWGLNPEVQFLANRGYAVLQMNYRGSWGYGKKFREMGFKQWGKNMQNDIIDGVNWLIEQGIADKKRIAIYGFNYGGYTALAGLTFTPDIFACGIDYAGIPNLFSYIRSFPSYLKAQLKMSYETICDPNNDTIYMKEASPLFFIDKISAPLLIAHGARDQKVNKGEVDQIVEALRAKNIDVEYLVKNNEGHGFLNEENKFALYETIDKFLYKYIGEGRQQK from the coding sequence ATGAAAACAAATAATAAATTTTCAGGAATATTTGTGCCTGTTATAATTTTTATTTTTTTCCTTTTCAATAACTTAAGTGCACAAATAGCTGTTAAGGATTTCTTCAGAAATCCCGAAAGCACAAATTATCTTATTTCTCCTGACGGTAGTTTTATTTCATATCTTTCACCGTTTGAAAACAAGATGAATATTTTCGTTCTGGAACTTGCAACAAACAAAGTTACAAGGGTAACCAGTGAAAAAGAAACAAACATAAATACATATTACTGGGTAACCGACAAACGGCTGATATATTTGAAAGATAATAACAACGATGAAAATTATAAACTTTATGCAGTTGATTTTAACGGAAAAAAGTTAAAACCACTTATTGAAATCGAAAATGTAAAAACACAGATAATTACCCAGCTCGAAGGAAGTACAAACAATATTATTGTCGGACTGAACAAAAGAAATCCTCAGGTATTCGACCCTTATCGTCTAAACATTGAAACAGGTGAACTGACGATGCTTGGCGAAAATACAGGAAGCATTCAAAAATGGCTTCCTGACCATCAAGGTAATCTTAGAATAGCTGTATCAAGTGATGGAGTAAACACAAATATTTTATATCGCCCTACCGAAAGCGATGAGTTTAAAACAATTTACAAATGCAATTTTAAAGAACGCTTCAATCCAATGTTATTTACACTTGATGATAAAAATCTTATTGCCTCCACTAACATCGGAAGAGATAAAGTAGCGATAATTAAATTTGATGTGAGCACAGGAAAAGAAATTGAAATTGTTTACGAAAATACTGATTATGATATTGAAAGATTATTTTGGTCGCCTCTTAGAAAAGAACTTGATTTTGTAGAATATAGTTCTTCAAAAATCGAAAGATTTTTTTTTAATGAAGATATGAAAAAAATGATGGAAAGAATAGGGAATGAACTTAAAAATTACGAAATCCATATTGTTGATAACGACATTAAAGAAACCAAATTTGTAATATACGCATATAACGATAAAACATTAGGTGCATATTACTTATATGATAAAGTTAAAGATGCTCTATCGAAAATAGGAGATGTAAGTCCATGGTTAAAGGAAGAAGCTATGGCTGAAACAAAGCCTATAGAATTTAAGACAAGAGATGGTCTGACAATACAGGGTTATCTTACAATTCCAAAAGGGAAAGAACAAAAAGATTTACCAGTAGTTGTTGTTCCTCATGACAATCCATACTTATCAAGAGACAAATGGGGACTTAATCCAGAGGTGCAATTTCTTGCCAACAGAGGATATGCTGTTTTGCAAATGAATTATCGCGGCTCATGGGGATATGGTAAAAAATTCAGGGAAATGGGCTTCAAGCAATGGGGGAAAAATATGCAGAACGACATTATTGATGGCGTAAACTGGCTCATTGAACAAGGCATAGCCGATAAGAAGAGAATAGCAATATATGGATTCAATTACGGTGGATATACTGCCCTCGCTGGCTTAACCTTCACTCCCGATATATTCGCTTGCGGTATTGATTATGCAGGAATTCCAAACCTGTTCTCTTATATCCGTTCTTTTCCCTCATATCTGAAAGCACAATTAAAAATGTCTTATGAAACTATTTGCGACCCCAATAATGACACTATATACATGAAAGAAGCATCGCCTTTATTTTTTATCGACAAAATTTCCGCACCTTTATTAATTGCTCACGGAGCAAGAGACCAGAAAGTAAACAAAGGTGAAGTTGACCAGATTGTGGAAGCACTCAGAGCAAAAAATATAGATGTAGAATATCTGGTAAAAAACAATGAAGGGCATGGTTTCCTCAATGAAGAAAATAAATTTGCTTTATACGAAACAATAGATAAATTTCTTTATAAATACATAGGCGAAGGAAGACAGCAAAAATAA
- the hisIE gene encoding bifunctional phosphoribosyl-AMP cyclohydrolase/phosphoribosyl-ATP diphosphatase HisIE, which produces MKEIDFTKCNGLVPVIIQDYNTNKVLMLGFMNEEALRKTKKEKRVVFFSRTKKRLWMKGETSGNFLEVKKIIIDCDNDTLLIKALPKGNVCHTGNATCFNEENAGCFIDALEQIIIDRKRNPQNNSYTSKLFNEGIKRIAQKVGEEAVEVVIESMGKNNELFKEESADLIYHFLVLLSAKGLSFDDIIKVLEKRQGKKNK; this is translated from the coding sequence ATGAAAGAAATTGATTTCACAAAGTGCAATGGTTTGGTTCCTGTAATAATTCAGGATTACAATACAAACAAGGTTTTGATGCTTGGCTTTATGAATGAAGAAGCATTGAGAAAAACGAAAAAAGAAAAAAGAGTGGTTTTTTTCAGTCGCACAAAAAAACGATTATGGATGAAAGGCGAGACATCGGGAAATTTTCTTGAAGTAAAAAAAATTATTATTGATTGCGATAATGATACTTTGCTGATAAAAGCTTTACCGAAAGGAAATGTTTGTCATACAGGAAATGCAACCTGCTTCAATGAAGAAAACGCAGGATGTTTTATTGATGCACTTGAACAAATAATAATTGACAGAAAAAGAAATCCACAAAACAATTCATATACAAGCAAGCTTTTCAATGAGGGAATAAAAAGAATTGCACAGAAGGTGGGCGAAGAAGCTGTTGAAGTTGTTATTGAATCAATGGGTAAAAATAATGAACTTTTTAAAGAAGAATCTGCCGACTTGATTTATCATTTTCTTGTTCTGCTTTCAGCAAAAGGATTGAGTTTTGATGACATCATAAAAGTTCTTGAAAAACGCCAAGGGAAAAAGAATAAATAA
- the hisF gene encoding imidazole glycerol phosphate synthase subunit HisF, whose amino-acid sequence MLSKRIIPCLDIKDGKTVKGINFENLRIAGDPVELGKYYAEQGADELVFLDITATVENRKTFAALVKRIAGEINIPFTVGGGISSVEDVKILLNAGADKISVNTAAVLNPKLIDELSLQFGNQCIVVAIDTNKINDEWFVYTHGGRKATEIKTMLWAKDVADRGAGEILLTSMLHDGTKNGFALDITSAISEMLNIPVIASGGAGAVEHFYDVFTEGKADAGLAASIFHFKEILIKDLKDYLRNKNIPVR is encoded by the coding sequence ATGTTGTCGAAACGAATAATACCGTGTTTGGATATTAAGGACGGAAAAACTGTAAAAGGAATAAATTTTGAAAATCTTCGTATAGCGGGCGACCCGGTGGAATTGGGAAAATATTATGCCGAGCAGGGAGCGGATGAATTGGTTTTTCTTGATATTACAGCAACCGTTGAAAACCGTAAAACATTTGCAGCACTTGTGAAGCGTATTGCCGGAGAAATTAATATTCCGTTTACTGTTGGAGGTGGAATAAGTTCGGTAGAAGATGTGAAAATATTATTGAATGCAGGTGCCGATAAAATTTCCGTGAATACTGCTGCTGTTTTAAATCCAAAACTTATTGATGAACTTTCATTGCAGTTCGGAAATCAATGTATTGTTGTGGCAATTGATACAAATAAAATAAATGATGAGTGGTTTGTTTATACGCATGGCGGCAGAAAAGCAACTGAAATAAAAACCATGCTATGGGCAAAGGATGTTGCAGATAGGGGGGCAGGTGAAATATTACTTACTTCAATGCTTCATGATGGAACAAAAAATGGTTTCGCTCTTGATATAACTTCAGCGATTTCCGAAATGTTGAATATTCCTGTTATTGCTTCGGGCGGAGCAGGAGCAGTTGAACATTTTTATGATGTGTTCACTGAAGGAAAAGCCGATGCCGGACTTGCTGCAAGCATTTTTCATTTTAAAGAAATTTTAATAAAAGATTTGAAAGATTATTTAAGAAACAAAAATATTCCTGTAAGATGA